The Nitrospira sp. genome has a segment encoding these proteins:
- a CDS encoding addiction module protein, protein MSIKELEAEALKLDPKARARLAGKLLESLENLSEEENARLWAEEAQRRDADMDAHPDSSASATDVFREARAKLK, encoded by the coding sequence ATGAGTATCAAGGAACTTGAAGCCGAGGCATTGAAGCTCGATCCGAAGGCGCGCGCGCGCTTGGCTGGGAAGCTCTTGGAGAGTCTGGAGAATCTTTCTGAAGAGGAGAATGCCCGGCTCTGGGCTGAGGAGGCTCAGCGCAGAGATGCGGATATGGATGCCCATCCGGACTCCAGCGCTTCGGCGACGGACGTGTTCCGTGAAGCACGGGCCAAGCTGAAGTGA
- a CDS encoding addiction module protein, producing MSSNVAEVKAMIRSLSFEDKTELLRVLIGELDGPTDTDVEQAWLREAQRRHREIAEGKVQLVPVQQVFDHLRARLKK from the coding sequence ATGTCGAGCAATGTTGCCGAGGTCAAAGCAATGATTCGGTCGCTGAGTTTCGAGGATAAGACCGAGTTGTTGAGGGTTCTGATCGGTGAACTCGACGGCCCGACCGACACCGATGTCGAACAGGCCTGGTTGAGGGAAGCCCAGCGTCGTCATCGAGAGATCGCAGAGGGGAAGGTCCAGTTGGTTCCTGTCCAGCAGGTGTTCGATCATCTTCGCGCTCGTCTGAAGAAATGA
- a CDS encoding nuclear transport factor 2 family protein, producing the protein MLEQRIDEVTKANQAFYEAFGSLDIAKMDRIWAHQEYVTCIHPGWTLRSDWPEVRDSWVLIFNNTFSMQFELSEVMIQVAGDMAWVICVESITSQQSDEPQEAKVLATNLFERIGDEWLMIHHHGSAVMG; encoded by the coding sequence ATGCTCGAACAACGCATCGACGAAGTGACCAAAGCCAATCAAGCCTTTTACGAGGCCTTCGGGAGCCTCGATATCGCCAAGATGGATCGCATCTGGGCGCACCAGGAATATGTCACCTGTATTCATCCCGGCTGGACACTCCGGTCGGACTGGCCCGAAGTGCGCGACTCCTGGGTGCTGATTTTCAACAATACGTTCTCCATGCAATTTGAATTGTCCGAGGTCATGATCCAGGTCGCAGGCGACATGGCCTGGGTGATCTGCGTCGAAAGCATCACCAGCCAGCAATCCGACGAGCCGCAAGAGGCCAAAGTGCTCGCGACAAACCTCTTCGAACGCATCGGCGACGAGTGGCTCATGATTCATCATCATGGGTCGGCGGTGATGGGGTAG
- a CDS encoding response regulator transcription factor, with protein MLPENNHRPAGGPIRVLVVDDHQVLLRALEDWLSGVPLVKVVGICGSAREALSVLPERRPELVLLDANMPDMGGIEAVEPIKQWNSSVRVVIMSFDEVHLAVARRMPLVDQAIDKHHLREEFPLLIQEIVRARPSS; from the coding sequence ATGCTTCCTGAAAATAACCACCGTCCAGCGGGAGGCCCGATCCGGGTTCTGGTGGTCGACGATCATCAGGTTCTTCTCCGCGCTTTAGAGGACTGGCTGAGCGGGGTGCCGCTGGTGAAGGTGGTCGGGATCTGCGGATCGGCCAGAGAGGCCCTCAGCGTCCTCCCTGAACGGCGACCTGAGCTGGTGTTGCTCGATGCGAATATGCCCGACATGGGCGGCATCGAAGCCGTCGAACCGATCAAACAATGGAATTCGTCCGTGCGCGTGGTCATTATGTCCTTCGACGAAGTCCATCTCGCCGTTGCGCGGAGGATGCCGTTGGTCGACCAGGCCATTGATAAGCACCATCTGCGGGAAGAGTTTCCCCTGCTGATTCAGGAGATCGTTCGCGCCAGACCCTCCAGTTGA
- a CDS encoding response regulator transcription factor has product MTKVRVLLAEDHQLVRAGIHALLDKMGGVTVVAEVSDGQAAVKAVETHQPDLVLMDIAMPGLNGLEAAGRITKSWPKVKVVILSMHANEEYLRQALKAGVTGYLLKGADIQELELAIRTVGKGEPYLTPSVARYAIEAYQHEGGRPLNPLDRLSPRQREILQLIAEGHSTKEIAFRLSLSAKTVETHRSQLMERLDIHDVAGLVRFAIQVGLVHPSS; this is encoded by the coding sequence ATGACGAAGGTCCGCGTGCTGTTGGCCGAAGATCACCAGCTGGTCAGAGCCGGGATTCATGCGCTCCTGGATAAGATGGGCGGCGTCACGGTGGTGGCCGAGGTCAGCGATGGGCAGGCCGCGGTGAAGGCGGTGGAGACGCATCAGCCCGATTTGGTGCTCATGGACATTGCGATGCCTGGGCTGAATGGGTTGGAAGCCGCCGGCCGGATTACGAAGAGCTGGCCGAAGGTCAAGGTGGTCATCTTATCGATGCATGCCAATGAAGAGTACCTTCGCCAGGCCTTGAAGGCCGGAGTGACAGGGTACTTGTTGAAGGGCGCCGACATTCAGGAACTGGAGCTGGCGATCAGAACGGTCGGCAAGGGCGAGCCTTATCTGACTCCCTCGGTGGCGCGGTATGCGATTGAGGCCTATCAGCATGAAGGGGGGCGTCCGCTCAATCCGCTCGATCGGCTCAGCCCGCGTCAGCGGGAGATTTTGCAGCTTATCGCCGAAGGTCATTCCACCAAAGAAATTGCCTTTCGATTGAGTCTCAGCGCTAAAACGGTTGAAACGCATCGTTCCCAGCTGATGGAGCGGCTGGATATCCATGATGTCGCCGGGCTCGTCCGGTTTGCGATCCAGGTCGGGTTGGTCCATCCCTCCTCATAA
- a CDS encoding PAS domain S-box protein, with protein sequence MTTRTIHIAIALMLAGTFLLDYLTPLGYQVFLLYTVPIVLTLWLEQERSAYLVAGLATLTTYLGLVLSPPGIPVEVAFLNRSLSAVLFWVIAVLVIRSRTILVDRGTRQLAAIVDSSGDAIISQDLNGMVTSWNGAAERLFGYGAPERIGHPLSAIMASEQAAEEAEKSRQLLSGIAVSPYETAWPHRDGSVIALALSRSPIRDQFGSVVGLSTIAHDITARKAAEASLKESEGMLRAFFESAALMMGVVEVLDDDVRHLSSNRATARLFGTTPDRMNGRLCSQLGVPRKLARLWMTHYRLCITEQSPVRFEYEHDDARGGQGERRSLLATVSMIGQAADGAVRCSFVVDDVTEWRKAEDLLREAHAMLELRVAERTAELGDATVRARTLAQRLFDAQEAERRAVAQDLHDEIGQVLTALKLNLQQVQRDGPGTASSTELNESIEISDQLLVRVRSLALDLRPSLLDDLGLVPALRWYATKQAERAGWKLHLHLDEAPLILTGSRSIACFRVVQEAMTNIARHAKATSVSLSLAVASEQVRVVVQDDGCGFNVAAMRVRAHQGLSLGMLGMEERVSLVGGIMRVQSTIGQGTSLVFSVPLTEPQQEALSL encoded by the coding sequence ATGACGACTCGGACCATCCATATCGCGATCGCCTTGATGCTGGCAGGGACGTTCCTGCTCGATTACCTCACGCCCCTGGGGTATCAGGTATTCCTCCTCTATACGGTGCCGATTGTGCTCACGCTCTGGTTGGAGCAGGAACGGTCTGCCTATCTGGTCGCGGGCCTGGCGACGCTGACAACCTATCTCGGATTGGTTCTCTCTCCACCCGGCATTCCGGTGGAGGTGGCCTTCCTGAACCGGTCGCTCAGCGCCGTCCTCTTCTGGGTGATTGCGGTTCTTGTGATTCGGAGCCGTACCATCTTAGTGGATCGTGGGACCAGGCAGTTGGCCGCCATCGTCGATTCCTCGGGGGATGCGATTATCAGCCAGGATCTCAATGGCATGGTCACCAGCTGGAATGGGGCCGCGGAGCGTCTGTTCGGCTATGGCGCTCCTGAACGGATCGGTCACCCTCTGAGCGCAATCATGGCATCGGAGCAGGCGGCCGAAGAAGCTGAGAAGAGCCGGCAACTGCTGTCTGGCATCGCGGTGTCTCCGTATGAGACGGCGTGGCCGCATCGTGATGGATCTGTGATCGCGTTGGCGCTGAGCCGCTCCCCGATTCGGGACCAGTTCGGTTCCGTCGTGGGTCTGTCCACCATCGCGCACGACATCACCGCCAGGAAAGCAGCGGAGGCCTCGCTCAAGGAAAGCGAAGGGATGTTGCGGGCGTTCTTCGAAAGTGCGGCGCTCATGATGGGCGTAGTGGAGGTGCTCGACGACGACGTCCGGCATCTGTCCAGCAATCGTGCCACCGCCAGGCTCTTTGGCACCACTCCGGACAGGATGAACGGGCGGCTCTGTTCTCAGCTGGGTGTGCCGAGGAAATTGGCTCGCCTGTGGATGACTCACTATCGTCTTTGTATCACGGAGCAGTCACCGGTGCGGTTCGAGTACGAGCACGATGATGCGCGAGGCGGCCAGGGTGAACGGCGATCGTTGCTGGCGACGGTGTCGATGATCGGCCAGGCAGCCGATGGGGCGGTGCGGTGTTCATTTGTCGTCGACGATGTGACGGAATGGAGAAAGGCGGAAGATCTGCTCCGCGAGGCGCATGCCATGCTGGAGTTGCGCGTGGCCGAGCGGACCGCTGAACTCGGCGACGCCACCGTGCGGGCCCGGACGCTGGCTCAGCGCCTCTTCGACGCGCAGGAAGCGGAGCGTCGCGCCGTCGCGCAGGATCTTCACGACGAAATCGGCCAGGTCCTGACGGCGCTCAAACTGAACTTGCAACAGGTGCAGCGTGACGGGCCAGGGACAGCGTCTTCGACGGAGTTGAACGAAAGCATCGAGATCAGCGACCAGCTGTTGGTCCGAGTTCGGAGCCTGGCGCTGGATCTGCGGCCCTCGCTATTGGACGACCTCGGGCTGGTGCCGGCCCTGCGCTGGTACGCGACCAAACAGGCGGAGCGGGCCGGCTGGAAGCTGCATCTGCATCTGGACGAGGCCCCGCTGATTTTGACGGGTTCGCGGAGCATTGCCTGTTTTCGCGTCGTGCAGGAGGCGATGACCAATATCGCTCGCCATGCCAAGGCCACATCGGTCTCGCTCTCCCTGGCGGTGGCTTCCGAACAGGTGCGCGTGGTGGTGCAGGACGACGGGTGCGGGTTCAACGTGGCGGCCATGCGAGTCCGAGCCCACCAGGGGTTGAGCCTGGGGATGTTGGGGATGGAGGAACGGGTCAGCCTTGTGGGAGGCATCATGCGGGTTCAATCGACGATCGGGCAAGGAACGTCCTTGGTCTTCTCCGTCCCGCTGACCGAGCCGCAGCAGGAGGCCTTGTCGTTATGA
- a CDS encoding DMT family transporter, which translates to MKSSSIGAAYGALALAAVLWGGSIVAQKLALGSFSAVEASVLRDIGGLAILLTTWWWQEGALAKLSGGDIRTLFLLGLGVLGNHLLILMGLKYVSGAVAGVIIGSAPVVTALLSAVMIQDVPLRSVWAGGLLSCAGVALVSIAGFQAAGEHPVLGSLLVFLGVVSWALYSIGSRAVMDRISPLTVNWTTLLVATVLQIPLLWTDRKMLDAGAASVTVPDWLALGYLVVFATAVAQQAWLFGVQGIGPSRASILGNLTPVAAVALSALILYEPVGPVEFIGIALILAGVWAVDRSTKLPADSERTQE; encoded by the coding sequence GTGAAATCGTCGTCCATCGGCGCGGCCTATGGGGCCCTTGCGCTTGCCGCCGTACTGTGGGGCGGGTCGATTGTCGCGCAAAAGCTGGCGCTGGGATCCTTCTCCGCCGTCGAAGCGTCCGTGCTGCGCGACATCGGCGGGCTGGCGATTCTGCTCACGACCTGGTGGTGGCAGGAGGGGGCGCTGGCCAAGTTGTCCGGGGGCGACATCCGCACACTCTTTCTGCTCGGGCTTGGGGTGTTGGGCAATCATCTGTTGATTCTGATGGGGCTGAAGTATGTGAGCGGGGCGGTGGCGGGCGTGATTATCGGGTCGGCTCCCGTGGTCACGGCGCTGCTGTCGGCCGTGATGATTCAGGATGTGCCGCTCCGATCGGTGTGGGCCGGGGGGCTGCTGTCTTGCGCCGGTGTGGCGCTGGTGTCGATTGCGGGCTTTCAGGCAGCCGGCGAACATCCGGTGTTAGGCAGTCTGTTGGTGTTCCTGGGCGTGGTCAGTTGGGCGCTCTATAGCATCGGCAGCCGCGCCGTGATGGACCGGATCTCGCCGCTCACGGTGAATTGGACGACGTTGTTGGTGGCGACCGTGCTGCAGATTCCTCTCTTGTGGACGGATCGCAAGATGCTCGATGCCGGCGCGGCTTCGGTAACGGTGCCGGATTGGCTGGCGCTCGGGTATCTCGTCGTCTTCGCGACGGCTGTGGCGCAGCAAGCCTGGTTGTTCGGGGTTCAAGGGATCGGGCCCTCCCGGGCGTCGATCCTCGGCAACCTCACGCCGGTGGCCGCGGTCGCGCTTTCAGCGCTGATTCTGTATGAGCCGGTCGGTCCGGTGGAGTTCATCGGGATTGCGCTAATCCTCGCCGGTGTCTGGGCCGTCGATCGATCCACGAAGCTGCCGGCCGATTCGGAGCGTACTCAGGAGTAG
- a CDS encoding class I SAM-dependent methyltransferase — MKTLVAPEIEAYAQAHSMLESDVARALREETQRTMEYAQMLVGPLEGAFLKMMAQLVGATRVLEIGMFTGYSALCFAEALPDDGRVITCEIDASSATLGRKHFANSPHGKKIEICLGPALETMRELSGPFDVIFIDADKVNYLNYYRRALDLLSPAGVILIDNVLWDGEVLKQPPPDEKTAAIQELNRTVAGDPRVTAVLVTIRDGVLVIRKKAAVS, encoded by the coding sequence ATGAAGACGTTGGTCGCCCCTGAGATCGAGGCCTATGCGCAGGCGCATTCCATGCTGGAATCCGACGTGGCCCGTGCCCTCCGCGAGGAGACCCAGCGAACCATGGAGTATGCGCAGATGCTCGTCGGGCCGCTGGAAGGGGCGTTTCTCAAAATGATGGCGCAGCTGGTCGGGGCGACGCGGGTGCTGGAGATCGGCATGTTCACAGGCTACAGCGCGCTCTGTTTTGCCGAGGCGCTCCCCGATGACGGGCGCGTGATCACCTGCGAGATCGACGCATCTTCGGCGACATTGGGACGAAAGCATTTCGCCAACAGCCCGCACGGCAAGAAGATCGAGATCTGCCTTGGACCAGCCCTGGAGACCATGCGGGAGCTGAGCGGACCGTTCGATGTCATTTTTATCGATGCCGACAAGGTCAACTACCTGAACTACTATCGCCGGGCGCTCGATCTGTTGTCGCCCGCCGGCGTCATTCTGATCGACAATGTGCTGTGGGACGGCGAGGTGCTGAAGCAGCCGCCGCCCGATGAGAAAACGGCGGCGATCCAGGAACTGAATCGGACGGTGGCCGGCGATCCCCGCGTGACGGCGGTGTTGGTGACGATCCGCGACGGGGTGCTGGTGATTCGGAAGAAGGCGGCGGTGTCGTGA
- a CDS encoding carboxypeptidase M32 — MKTVATLAPLTTKLLEITRINSAASVLSWDQETHMPAGGGEARAEQIAVLQGIAHDKLVSPDVERFLAATVDPTTGQAIDQPGDLWDEPSRSLLREIWRDFSRAKKLPSDFVVRLSRETSLAQQVWAEAKEQNNFRQFLPNLRTVLALKREEAEYLGYKTSPYDALLDVYEPGSTIATLRPLFAQMKARLVPLLKRVTQSPNQIDDSILRHSYDQARQLEFGRLVLIAMGYDFERGRLDLSAHPFTTSFHPTDVRVTTRVHEHELQSCLFSCIHEGGHGLYDQGLDQRYFGTPLGESVSLGIHESQSRMWENCVGRSRAFWQFFYPILQQTFHHQLRGIDLEHFYAAINCVKPSFIRVEADELTYNLHIMLRFEIEQDLIEGRTQPDDLPGIWDQKMQDYLGITPPTDAEGVLQDVHWSFGAFGYFPTYTLGNLYSVQFFEQAKLEIPYLDDEIAAGQLLVLRRWLEQKIHRWGRTFTPDHLAQRVTGKSINPEPFLTYLEKKYGELYKL, encoded by the coding sequence GTGAAGACTGTTGCGACGCTTGCACCACTGACAACCAAGCTGCTGGAAATCACCAGAATCAACAGCGCCGCATCCGTCTTGTCATGGGATCAGGAAACGCACATGCCGGCCGGCGGCGGGGAAGCGCGCGCGGAACAGATCGCCGTGCTCCAAGGCATCGCCCATGACAAACTCGTCTCCCCGGACGTCGAGCGGTTCCTCGCCGCCACCGTCGATCCGACGACGGGACAGGCCATCGATCAACCGGGCGATCTGTGGGACGAACCCTCGCGCTCGCTGCTGCGGGAAATCTGGCGGGACTTCAGCCGGGCAAAAAAGCTCCCCTCCGATTTTGTGGTCCGGCTCAGCCGGGAAACCTCTCTGGCGCAGCAGGTCTGGGCCGAGGCCAAAGAGCAGAACAACTTTCGCCAGTTTCTCCCCAACCTCCGCACGGTACTCGCGCTCAAACGGGAAGAGGCTGAATACCTCGGGTACAAGACCTCCCCCTACGATGCGCTGCTGGACGTCTACGAACCAGGGTCCACCATCGCCACGCTCCGGCCGTTGTTTGCGCAGATGAAAGCGCGACTCGTGCCGCTGCTCAAGCGCGTGACCCAGAGCCCGAATCAGATCGACGACAGCATCCTCCGGCATTCGTACGATCAGGCCCGGCAGCTGGAATTCGGCCGGCTTGTGCTGATCGCCATGGGCTATGATTTTGAGCGCGGACGGCTGGACCTCTCCGCCCATCCGTTCACGACATCGTTCCATCCGACCGACGTGCGCGTGACCACGCGCGTCCATGAGCACGAACTGCAATCCTGCCTCTTCAGTTGCATTCACGAGGGCGGCCATGGCCTCTACGATCAGGGACTCGACCAGCGCTACTTCGGCACGCCGCTCGGAGAATCCGTGTCGCTCGGCATCCATGAGAGCCAGTCGCGCATGTGGGAAAACTGCGTGGGGCGCTCGCGGGCCTTCTGGCAATTCTTTTACCCGATCCTGCAACAGACGTTTCACCACCAATTGCGCGGCATCGATCTGGAGCACTTCTATGCCGCCATCAATTGCGTGAAGCCCTCCTTCATCCGCGTCGAGGCCGACGAGCTGACCTACAATCTGCACATCATGCTGCGCTTCGAAATCGAGCAGGATCTCATCGAAGGCCGGACACAACCGGACGATCTGCCCGGCATCTGGGATCAGAAGATGCAGGACTATCTCGGCATCACGCCCCCGACTGATGCCGAAGGCGTGTTGCAAGACGTGCATTGGTCGTTCGGCGCCTTCGGCTACTTCCCGACCTATACGCTGGGCAACCTCTATTCGGTCCAGTTCTTCGAACAGGCCAAGCTGGAGATTCCCTACCTGGACGATGAAATCGCGGCCGGCCAATTGCTGGTACTGCGCCGCTGGCTGGAGCAAAAGATCCATCGCTGGGGCCGCACGTTCACCCCGGACCACCTCGCCCAGCGCGTGACAGGGAAAAGCATCAACCCGGAGCCCTTCCTGACCTACCTCGAAAAGAAATACGGCGAGCTCTACAAACTGTAA